Part of the Candoia aspera isolate rCanAsp1 chromosome 1, rCanAsp1.hap2, whole genome shotgun sequence genome, GTGAATTGTGGGATAGAAGAGAACACCGAATTGTGGGAGAGAGTAGAAAACAAACAGCTACTCTTCCATTCCTAGTGCTGCAAGAGTATCTGGCTTTGTACAACATGTAGAGAAAAAGCATTGTGACATTTAGGAAAGATCTGttctgactaagcaaagaccacactgagatgaggagaaagtctctagtgttttattactgctattgtagacaggtaatcctaccaaactgaagaagcgtgggaaaacccagacagataaactccaaaagtcaaggcgggtctgttctgtgtctctctgaatggccactcaaattctctaaactacgcatgcgttttcccccctggataggggccccctcctgctcaccatcagtactcataacAAGATCTGTGAATTGAAGCAGATGTCCTGTTCAGCTTAACAATTCTAGCTGGACGTTACTGCCAACTCACATTATTTCTCACCAATTTTGCATTAAGGTACAGTAAAGTTTCCTGTTCTAGTACCAGTATTTTAAAAACGTTTTGTAATTTCACTTATCTTGTGTATTAAACAGAAGAGACAGCAGATTTATCTCATTTTGCTAATACAACACATACTTACATGCAGGCATTGTTGAAACTTCAGCTGTCACAATACTCTTTATTCCCAAATTTGATAAAGCACCTCTAATTAGTCCACACGTAAATGCCAAATACTGCAATATATACCAGAACATACACAATAAAACTCTaatcttaaaataatttacaCAACTCATACTGAAGAAGTACAAACTTATTTCTATGGCCTGGAAAGGAAGAGGCTTGCATGAAATTTCAAACCATTAATGGCTCAATGAGGTAAAACATGGAGAGGGGCACTTTTAATGTTATTTGCACCTTTTTCAGACTtggtttaaaaatacttttatcattcccattagaaaggaaaaaagtacaaTATTACAGGGCTAGCATCGTTTTTCTCCCATAATAGTAAGGGGGGGGAatgtaaagaaaatggaaatactTGGATCCTGATCCATCTCTGAAACACACATTTTGCCCTTTCTGCCCAAGTTCCAATGGAAGCTATACAAATGAGGCTTTGCAAAAATGGGCCTTTTCCACCCAAAGTACTCCATGGCCAGAGATCTCCGAAATCTTACGGTTTGTAAGACATTTTCTAAGAATTGGAGGATGACAGAGTCAGAAGGGAttgtttaggccagtgtttctcaaccttttttcacTCATGGCCCCCTTCCgaccttgtttttctcctgtggcCTCCCATCCAGGTCCCATTACCAGATACAGACAGCATACAGTAACTGGTGCATTTTCTGGCATCAACAAGACAGAATTTGCAGTATAATACACTTCACCTTTCTGTGGCCCTGTTATATTTTTTCACCTGTGGCCATCTTGAAATATCCTAGGGCCCTGGTTGAGAACCTCTGGTTTGGGCCATCAAATCCAATCCCTTATTTAATACAtaaacccaaattaaagcattccaaaCAAATGGCTGTTTAGCCTTCACTGGAGCACATCCAATGAACACAAGCACTTCATCTCTTTGGGTAATGGATTTCACTGTCAAACTATTTTTACTGCTGCAAAGGGTTTTTTCTATAAAATTCAACCAGACTCTGCTTTGTGTAACTTAAATCCTTTATTCCATGCCCTCCATTCTGAGACAAATAAGAACTGCCTTCACTTTCTATGTAACAATCTTTCAGGTATTTAAAGAGTGTGATCATATTCCCCCACTCGCCCATCATCTTTTTTCAGAGTTAAACAATACCCAGCTCCTACGTATCTTTATATTAATTTGTAATCCCCTAATTATCTTTGTTGCTCTTATAATTTCTCTGAATCTTGAAATACAGTGCCCAGAACAGTATTCAAATTGACTGATGTCAAGTGGAGTGGGTTAcctcctgtgatttggaaattatacttctgttgatacaATGTAAAATTACCTTCatcttttttgcagccatatcacaCCTCCAGCTCATGTTCAGTTTGCAACCAACTACTACATGCAGAAGGCTATATACTTAGCCATCTTAAATGTATATAATACTACAGTCCACCTCAAAGGTTACTTGAACAGGGAAACCAATAGCCAGGCTGTTCAGGAGATGGAGTCAGCATACCAATTATACATGTTGAAAGGATCCCATACTGCAAAGGCAATCTGGCTCTTTTTCTAATAATGAAATAAGATTAGTTCCTCTAACTGCTAATTTTATACTTAAGAGCCTTTTCAAAATAGGTTGAATGCAgttccaaagaaaaagaagagataaagGACCTATAAGCAAAAATCTCTTTTGTCTTATAACACTGGCATGAGTACTAAGATGCTTATCTAATAGCTAGAATACGCTTAACTGATTAGATACTTTATAGACACATATTTCCCATCCAATATTTATCTTCCAAATCTCACATAAGAGTCACACAAATTAAAAAACAGCATGGTGATTATACTGTTCAAAGATTCATCTGAAAGAATAACAGCTTAAACCAGGTAGAATTATTGGACTGCACATGCTAGCACCATATCCTGTGTCCTTCCCACATATATCCCCATGTCTTCTTTTAGATTTTGTAACATTCAGTAGCAAAGTGCAGACAGATTTCTAGTCACATATCTTTGAGTAAAAACAGAACTCTCCCTCAGATATGAAGAGGGAAAGACTGGCAAGCACTGCACAGTTTATCACTTTACCAGGTTTTAGCTCCTCGTATGTTCAGACAAATCAATACAGTATGCATAAAAGGACCAGCATAATATATGTAATACGCAACCTGTGCACgtagagagaaagggaaggagcagGAAACCACAATTCCATCTTGCCTCCGCACACATATATGGAGAGAGACAGGGCTTAATGGCAATCCATTAAAGAACTGACATTTTAAAGCTACTTTGAATATGATATAAAACACATACCTTAGGTGCATGTTCCAAATATtgctttcctgcagacatttgaGTCAAAAGACGAAATTTGTTATCCTGAAGTACGTAGATACCCTGCAGAAATGAACATTTTCCATCAGTATTTTCcactttaaattttatttgataCAGTTATATCCTGCTATTCTTTTTAATGTCTCACACATTTCTTAGAAAGCTGATCCATGTATCAATAGAATTTGTTAAGATTGCCCATGTATAACCAAATCAGAGTTCGTACATTTTTGATTAGGGATGCATTAGCAAGTTTACTACTGCAAATATAGCCCTCTTATCCTCAATCAACTTAGAATCAGTTTTCACACTTTAAAAGTTAATCAGTCAGTTCCTAGCTGTCAGAGTTTTTttgagtcctcttggactcacgttCCAAAAAGTATGAGAGAATCAAGTGAATGACTAAGGAAAGAgataacagtttaaaaaaacttttaaaagtctTAAGAGTAGTAGAAGATAGCTAAAGGTTAGGAATAGCCCAGTTTGGGGAAATAGGggtagaaaaaaaagaagagataacaAAGGGGTAGAAAGGAGACTAGTAATCAAACAAGAGCTAGGAAATTTACCAGGAAATAAAGATGCATGCAGAAAGCAGTATACATTGCACGGGTTTATACATGCAAACTGAAATCTAATCGTGCCAAATGAAGCAATAATTCGCATTTCTGAATTTACTATCATGACTAGAAAGACAAACAATCTCCATTATCACTTAAATcttcaaaacaatattttattgggGGGGTGTTAGTGGACTCAGACATTTAGCAGAATGTCATCAAGTGATTtaatatgcatatatatgcatttCACAGAATTGGAATACTTTCTAGGTCTTTCAGAGGAATACACAGGAAATATGGACAGAAAGAAGTCAGTGAATTATGCTGTGTAATGTATCATCAGCTTACCCTTATGATGATCAAATTGACCACAGTTAAGCGTTATATTACTCAAGTTAGgattcattttaatattcaaaGCAACTTTCATTATAAGTTtgtattaatgtttttaaaacttcagtgaaAGTATAGGCAAAATATTATTCAAGACTAGAAAGACTAATGATACTCATCAAGGAGAAAAATAATTGCAttgttaaataaaacaaaaaaaataacttGAGCCCTGTGTACATGTTGCTCTCATTTATGACATCCATATACCTGCCAACATCTATGCATGGgattcaaatatctgaaaaggaACAACATAGCAAAGTAATGGAACACAGTTTGACTGCCTGTTCTACAGAGTCAATATTCATTCTTACAATACCTGATGGTTGGTCCTGAGATTATCAATTTGTTTTTTGAATACAGTAGTCCAAAAATCTTTGCAGATAAATTTCATTATATCTAATTCATCCTTGAATCGGGCAGTATCTTTGGTGAACCTGAGAGAAAGCAACCCAAATAGCAGCAGCGCTTGATCATCTTCTCACAGCTAATACAAACACTTAGCTGTAAGTGAAACATTAAGTCagaaagctaaaagaaaaatGTGCACAACCCAATCAAACCTAAAATACACCAACTGATTTTATAACAGGAGATGGTTGAGGGGCTACAGCTGAGTGGCTGAACATATAGTTTGCATGCAGAACATAGAGGGCTCAGTGGGCTACGTTGAGAAAATGGCAGCTTCTTTGCTACTGCAGCCTCTaagttataaatataatacatgcaATATGCAGTTATTTTTTTGAATACTATTTGCCAACTTTCTCTTAAATTGCAACAATGCaagctatttttcattttttatttatttccttgacATTAATTACAAAAATATAACAACTTAGGTATCCTTCATTACAGATAAAAATACTGTGTTtgaatatacagtacagtataaatgaaaaaaatatgttatatttctaaaaacaaaaggaatccaATTGGAAAAATGTAGGTAGACTTATATTAAGAGCAATGAGAGATTACccccaaaaaattaaaatgaagaaaaagtatCAGAATAGTAATTCCCCAAATTTCTCCAATCCAAATCACTTTCTTCCTAATTAATTGGCAATATAAGATCTAGCTTTACTGTTTTACCATCTCCATCTCTCCTCTGAAcccattttcttcttcaaaaatgaataaaagggTATATCGTAACATGTGTGCAATGATAATTTGACAGTTAAAAACTCACCAGTCATTGATCTCTTAGAAAATACATTGATTTATGGTTCAGTACGGCACAAAACCTCGTAAGCATTCCCTCCAGCTACTGATAGTCAATATTTCTGACCCCTAGTGTTTTCTTATACTATTTGTGTGCAGTGCAACCTTCCCAAACCTGAGACCCACTagcagctgtgctggctggatgTGGAAAAGGTTGGCTAGAAAAGTTTGCTTTAGAATAAGCAACATTCTTTATATAGTAAGATGGACTGAATGTGTATTCTGTCTTAGAAGAACATTAGTAACCCTGGTGAAGTACTTTAAAATAGGGAGGGATGGCCAATGGCCATGCTTAATATTTTCAGAGGCACTGAGGACCACAAAGTGGGTGATGCCAGCAAGGGCACAGAAAGTTTATTCTTAGTGTAATACACCTATTTCAGGCATTGCACTACAGTTTCAGCTATTTTTCACCGCAAATAGATTAAAACAGTTCAATTTTTAGCAGAGATGGTCCAAGGGTGTTCTAGGGGCTGAAAAAGGAGGTTGGGGTAACTGCACCCTATTCTAAATTGTCAAAAGAGAAAGTAAACATTCCACTCACCTTTCAATTAATCCTTGTCCTACTCTAAACCCCATGTTTTCCAATTTTGTAATACAACGCCCATTTTCCTGTAATTATAAAAAGAGAACCTTGTAGCAGTTGTaaataatctatttttaaatagcttttagATGTTCTACTTTCAGTTGTCTTTTACCTCATCTATTTTAAAGTAGAATCAAAATGTAATCTACTGTGACACTTGTCATGCAAGAGCAGTAGATCTGAGACAATCAAACATGCACATATTATCCTTTTATTGTGCTAATAAGGGACAGTTTTAGTCTGTTGTAGCAAAAACACAGTCATGTAGCATATGAAAGACTGCCAACTGTTAATAAGATGGGGGGTGGGAGGTACCCAAAGCCACTTCATTGGATATAAAGGTCAATTCCACCAGGAATGGAAACAGGACCCTGTCAGCCTTCATGAGAAGCCACCTCTGTCAGGCTTTGCCTCTCCTGTAGCCAAAAGGATGTGACAAGAGTAGGGATTTACAACTCCTTCAAATGGGCAGTTTCTGTCTTCCGAGAAAGGCAAGCATGGTTcataaataatagaaatgaaaCTTCGGAAATAAGTAATCAGGTCGGTAAAATAAAGCCATACATTTACCATTAGAAAAGTaaggttttatattatttttttttaaaaaaaccaaaactctTTCTTATGCTAAAATGACAACAAATCATTTCTGTTCTCTTCAAACCCCCACTTCTACTATCATTCCGTGTTGCCCAGTCTCCACAGCCAACAACAGGAAGAGAAAGGTATGAATTCAGCACTACCCTCCACCCCCACGCCCTGGTCGGGTTTATCCAAAAAGACCTCCGGGCCCGCACCCCCAGCACGGCGTCTAAGCAATCTGTTCAGCCACCGAAGCCTATGAAACACTCCGGGCAGGGCCACCACACGATCCCCAAAGAGGCGCCACCACCCAAAGAGGCGCCACCACCCACTCACCCTGAAGAGCCGTTCCGAACCTGGAAGCGCCCACTTGGCTCTCGGAAGAATGAGTTGGAGAAGCTGTTTTCAAACCGAAGGACTCCCAAGGCTCGCTTCTTTCCCCTACACGCGAGAAGCGTCGGGCTCCTGCTTAGAAACTCGCACTCACCCCATCGCCTTGCTCGGCAGCGCGGTACAGCCCGGACACCATTTCGTTGTGTAACAAGAGGAAGAGAGCTTCGTCCGCCATCTCCGACTTGTTCATACCAAGCGGCCCCCACCTAGAAAAGAGATCAAATCCCCCCGCCCTCCCTCCGGTCCTCCCCGGTGCAACGCAAACCAACCTCCAGACCTCTTGTTAAGACCCGAGGCGGCGCACCAAGGCAACCGGAGGCAGCGGCGTCGGGGCGGAGCTCCTGGACGTTCCGGCCTCCGTTAGTCACGGAGGCCGGCGGGTGGTGCGCTCTTCTGAGGAAATAATAGGCGAGGGATAGCGTTATAGCGTTTTCTGAACACGCGCTGGGTTCCTTTCGGAATAATGAGTAATTTtcttgcagaaaagaaagaacgtaagagaaatatatttattatggtgCAGTGGGTCAATGGTTAGTAACTATACGGGACTCTAGGCATGATTTTACTGTTGAGAAGAGTGGTAATGGAAAGGAATCAGTATAATTCCTTGAAAATTTACGCCTTAATGTTGCAATTCTGCAATCACTCGTCTGAGAATAAGCGCCATTAGTTTTTGGAGAAATATAAGATTGCACTATTTAATATAAATGATTAATAAATTGACAGTACAATTCTATACACCTGATTAGAAGTTAAAGCCTATCAAATTCCAGATATATCTCTGGAAGAAACTGAGAATTTTTTCATAAAAACTGCATTAAGCTGTATGTGGCAATTGAGACAGCACAGCTGCTCACATTTACAGACATATGTAACATACATGTTAACACAGATGTTCCAGCATACTCATGCCTAGATATCTGCACTCATGCATACATATGGATGCTGGAGGAATTCCTGACAGCCAGCCAGATTTTTGGATTTCAACTTAAAGTATATTTAATTACACATTGTGTCCTatagaatactttttaaaaataatcctgtACTACATAGTATTCGCATTGATTAAATCATTTCAGGGATAAGTATACTATCATTGCTGGGATattcatttaaaactttttaaaagatgcaaattAAACTTATTACACAAGATAAATATCTATCTGAATAATTTTCTGAGAGTTTATATATGAACTTCCAGAATCACTGAATATCTGTAAGAAAACTAATCATTTTCCTAATATCTCCACAATCCTCCTTCACTAAGCGCTATGTAAATATGACACACATTTATACTTGCACAATACACAATCCATTCCTGGTTACCTCGATCTTACAATTTCAGTAGTATAATTAAAGATGTGAGAAGAGTCATTTTGTTGTTTCTACTGTAAAATAAGTAAGAGATCAGAGATCTTTGTGGATCAGTTGATAATTATTTAGCAGTCTACCACTAGATCTTGATCTTTATTCCCATCCCTGAATTAGACACTGGGTTCATATTTGTTGCTAGACtgtgtttgttttaaccataatTTGTTGAACAAACTGTTATGTGCCCCAAGTAAAAGGGCATTATTTCAATTAGCAAATTGTGGCATACTACAAGGCATTTAAACAACAAAGGATGTTTCAGAAGTGAAGAAGATTGTTTGCAAAATGCTTTAGAATTTTAATGTGCTGAATAGGGTATTTTGTAAGATGTGATATTCATTATTAAAGGCTAATAATACTTTCCTTTAGTAAAGAAATAGATGCATTAATCATAGAACAGAATAACGCAGCTAATGCTTTCCACAGTTCCTACAAGGGTTGTCCATGAATAATATAATGGGTAATAATGGTAGCTGTAATTATAAGCTCTGTGAAAGGGTCATCACATCAATTGCTTGTCAGattgttcttttctttattgCAATTAGACTCTTACTAAGATATAAAATTTAAGAATCTCTGCAGAGATGTGAACTCATGTCAGTTTATCCCTGGAGGGAATGCTCTGTGGAATTTTTTTAGCCTAGTAGATAACTAGTAGACAATGACTAGTAGATATTGTCTTTGGACTAATTCTTACAAATGATTGGAATAATTGGATAAGGCGTTAAATGGAATTATTCCTCAACATCTTCTTATCAAATTAAAAAGACATCTGACATGCTAGTACATCCTAgtgttgcctagaaactcaggcaccccgagtttGGCATGGAGCTGATtaaaaacttggtccctgaatttaGGAGAGGGACTAACTTTGCAAAATGGCTTTTTGCTTACCTGAAAACACGAATCACACagtaattcaggcaaaagcaaaagtaTTTATTAAGGGGCGGTCAAGTCCTTTTATACGGTACAgagacaaatgatacatacatctGGTATATGTGAtatgtcataaagcaagtaatcaaacaataaaagacattgattacatgtgagaattgaacaatagaaaacattgattctagataacattccacaagtggcaaatttatgggttatgtccctttcccagccaggtttgtatcatcttaaaacttccaagtgtattcaaggactttcagaataggctctctattgtttagttgctgaaaaggctagtttttgcatgTAAAGGAAAGGGTTATAGGTAAAAGGAAAGCATGGTTTCTTtaacttgaaaagaaggcatggatgccatgcttaaatgctaatatcacctttattaaaaagctaataagcCTAAAATTCTGGGTAACACTAGAAGTCTACTGAAAGCCTGTCTTTGGCTGTGATAGTAGTAAAGTTTCCCAGTCACTATTTCTGCAATTTGATCAATATGttatttgctattgccttcttccaggatacgTTTCCAGCATTTCTACAACACTAGCTATCTCCCATCTCATTGTTTCCAGTTTTGGATCCAAAGAAAGGCCAATATTGAAGACTTTTAGTCCCATTACTGACTGGTGTGCAGTCTAGGACATAAGCCCAGGATGTAAGGCACTAAATAAATGTATCGGAGTATTTATTTTGAGAGAGACACTTTGGTGTACTGGAAACCAGGAGAGggcgagttctagtccctccttaggcatgaaaccagctgggtgaccttgggccagtcactctcagctctaggaagaaggcaagggcaaaccacttccaaaatcttgccaagaaaaccataggaacctgtccaggcagtcgccaggagtctatagtatttatgtttattatccatctctatcctgccacaatcaaaaCGGCAGCTCACATAGAAAAAATAAAGTGcaacacaaaaattaaaacacaatacTGCCAACTATTAGTAAAATAAAAAGATGGCAATATCAAGTCACTGACATTCTAGTTTGCCCTATTTAATTCCGTTTATCTTTTTGCATCCTAGTCTAGTCCTAAATTCTATGCAGAAATAAAAACCCTCATTTTACTGCTGTATATGCTTTGAAGTTCACAACCACGTAGATTTCACTTTCCCTTAAGCTTTACCGAAAGCCAGAGAAGCGCGCGAAAATTAGTAAGGCTTGTCCTAGAGCGGAAAAGGAAGGAGTAACCCTTCCGCCACTCACTGATTAGGTCGCCTGAGAGATACTTATCATATGATTGGTTTTAAAGATGTCACTCTACTCTGGCATATAACTATTGGCAGGGTCACAGAAGCAAAGCGATTCAGTGGCTGCAAGCAACGTTGCGGACTTAATATCAGTTCTTCATTGGTTAAGAATGTGCCCGTTGATTGGAGCAATGCAGTGCCACTCACACTCATAGGGCGGCCATTCGCTAGAGGTTACGAATAGCTCTTGGGTAAAAAAGGTATCACTCCAAATGTCGAATATTCATTGGTGGATTTCTTGGAAGAGCCACGTTACGTGAAGCTCGGCTGTCTCCTGCCCTCTTAATCTAACTGTGCTTTCCGCTGGGTCCCGGCTGTGTAGGCCGCAGTTGTGGTGGCGGGTATGGCGGTAGCTGTGCGGGCTCTACAGGAGCAGCTAGAGAAGGCCAAGGAAAGCCTCAAGCACGTCGATGAGAATATCCGCAAGCTCACGGGGCGGGACCCCAACGATGTACGGTAAGGCCGTAGCGGGGGAAGAGGGCTTGGGGATTGGAAGAGGCTCTGCTTTGCGGTTGACTTCGTACCGCGCGGCCTTGTTTGCGCCTTTTCTTCGGCAAGCGATCCGGGATGTCGGTGGCGTGCAGTTTGCACCCGCTTCGCATTTAAGCAGCTCGGGCGCCTCCTTTCACAGAAGAGGCCCGCTGTTAAGCGCCCCCACCGATTTTTCCGGCGCCCGGGTGGAGGTGAGCGGAAGGCTGAAAAGAGGTgtgctgagcggctggaggcaaCCCGGGAGGACGTGGGAATTTTGCTTAGAGGGCGGCGTGCTGGTGCGTCCGCTAATGGTGTCGGCATGAGCTGGGAAACGCTGCAGCGTTCTGCAAACACGA contains:
- the TRAPPC6B gene encoding trafficking protein particle complex subunit 6B, whose amino-acid sequence is MNKSEMADEALFLLLHNEMVSGLYRAAEQGDGENGRCITKLENMGFRVGQGLIERFTKDTARFKDELDIMKFICKDFWTTVFKKQIDNLRTNHQGIYVLQDNKFRLLTQMSAGKQYLEHAPKYLAFTCGLIRGALSNLGIKSIVTAEVSTMPACKFQVMIQKI